One stretch of Verrucomicrobiota bacterium DNA includes these proteins:
- a CDS encoding glycosyltransferase family 1 protein, producing MGRCLGVGYYAILSPAFIGHLNPMTVLARALQKRGHRVAFLAPRDAETKVARAGLEFIPIALAEFPRGEWERKTALMGRLTGLKASRFAGHWLAEFARGILRDLPETIRRERFDGLVMDQVSIGAESVFQALDFPLAVACSALMFHTESRVPPCNRSWRYRPSLLFRVRNLVGQLILNLTGWPLLSAVVPFRYRHRLPPMGFSHINEMPPSLVITHGGLNTVLECLSEGVPMVALPITNDQPGVASRIAHLGVGECIPIKKLTAPTLRAAVGRVLASAAHKERATQFAGEIGRRDGPSEAAGLIETAFTTRKRVKHFET from the coding sequence TTGGGACGCTGCCTGGGCGTGGGTTATTATGCGATCCTCTCGCCTGCCTTTATCGGGCACCTGAATCCGATGACGGTCCTCGCGCGCGCGTTGCAAAAACGCGGGCACCGCGTCGCCTTCCTCGCCCCTCGGGACGCGGAGACAAAAGTCGCGAGAGCCGGACTGGAATTCATTCCCATCGCGCTGGCCGAATTTCCGCGCGGCGAATGGGAGCGGAAGACTGCGCTGATGGGGCGATTGACGGGATTGAAAGCAAGCCGGTTTGCCGGCCATTGGCTCGCGGAGTTCGCCCGCGGCATTCTTCGTGACCTGCCGGAAACCATCCGCCGCGAGCGGTTCGATGGATTGGTCATGGACCAGGTCAGCATCGGAGCGGAAAGCGTTTTCCAGGCGTTGGATTTTCCACTGGCGGTGGCTTGCAGCGCGCTGATGTTTCACACCGAATCGCGCGTTCCGCCCTGCAACCGCTCGTGGCGTTACCGGCCCTCGCTTCTCTTTCGCGTGCGGAATCTGGTTGGCCAATTGATTCTCAATCTGACCGGCTGGCCGCTTCTCTCCGCGGTGGTCCCCTTTCGATACCGGCATCGCCTTCCGCCGATGGGCTTCTCTCACATCAACGAAATGCCTCCCAGCCTGGTGATCACCCATGGCGGTTTGAACACGGTTTTGGAATGCCTGAGCGAAGGTGTGCCCATGGTCGCCTTGCCGATAACCAACGACCAGCCCGGCGTCGCGTCGCGAATCGCGCACCTTGGCGTCGGCGAGTGTATTCCGATCAAGAAACTGACCGCGCCAACACTTCGAGCCGCCGTGGGTCGCGTCTTAGCGTCAGCCGCGCATAAGGAGCGCGCAACGCAATTTGCCGGCGAGATTGGCCGCAGGGACGGCCCGTCCGAAGCCGCCGGGCTAATTGAAACGGCATTCACCACCCGAAAGCGCGTGAAACACTTTGAAACGTGA
- a CDS encoding beta-lactamase family protein, producing the protein MLEKITGKSYAEALEERIASKIGLKDTYLTTGNINVNKNEALTYIHFGGDWQPVTETHPSILFSAGAIVSTPGDLAKFIQALFEGKLVSRDTLDRMKATRDGEGFAMVTVTFQSVSRAFGW; encoded by the coding sequence ATCCTCGAAAAGATAACTGGCAAATCGTACGCCGAAGCCCTCGAAGAGAGAATCGCTTCAAAGATCGGACTTAAGGATACCTACCTGACGACCGGAAACATCAATGTGAACAAAAACGAAGCGCTGACCTACATTCACTTCGGCGGCGACTGGCAACCGGTGACTGAAACCCATCCCAGCATCCTCTTCAGCGCCGGCGCGATCGTTTCAACACCCGGCGACCTGGCCAAATTCATCCAGGCGCTGTTTGAAGGAAAGCTGGTTTCACGCGACACCCTCGACCGCATGAAAGCGACGAGGGACGGCGAAGGGTTTGCAATGGTGACCGTCACGTTTCAAAGTGTTTCACGCGCTTTCGGGTGGTGA
- the ispH gene encoding 4-hydroxy-3-methylbut-2-enyl diphosphate reductase, translated as MRILRAEHLGMCFGVRDAIHLALTTATQRPLTVLGELVHNENVLESLRREGVEIKHQLDNVTTSTVMITAHGASEKALDRVRQRGHNIVEATCPLVHHAHRAVRQLVREGYHPVIVGKRDHVEVRGIVEDLTAFDVILSEADVELLQERPRFGVAAQTTQPIQKVRQLVAMIQRRFPNSEVRFADTVCQPTKQRQTAAVELARRCDVVIVIGGAHSNNTRELVATCRRFCERVYHVQTAQDLREDWFYDAQTAGITAGTSTPDYLINEVEGRLKEIASTHAFPTEMNAESADAQLQDASKRGSTIFDLAV; from the coding sequence ATGAGAATTCTTCGTGCTGAACATTTGGGAATGTGTTTTGGAGTGCGCGACGCCATCCACCTCGCGCTCACCACCGCAACTCAAAGGCCCTTGACCGTCCTGGGCGAGCTCGTCCACAACGAAAACGTTTTGGAATCGCTGCGCCGCGAGGGCGTCGAAATCAAACATCAACTGGACAACGTCACGACCTCCACGGTGATGATCACCGCTCACGGCGCGTCCGAAAAGGCTCTGGACCGCGTTCGCCAGCGAGGCCACAACATCGTGGAGGCGACCTGCCCGCTCGTTCATCACGCGCACCGGGCCGTTCGTCAGTTGGTGCGGGAGGGTTATCATCCCGTCATTGTGGGCAAACGCGACCATGTCGAGGTTCGCGGCATCGTTGAGGATCTCACGGCGTTCGACGTGATCCTTTCAGAGGCGGACGTCGAGCTTCTTCAAGAGCGCCCGCGATTCGGTGTGGCCGCGCAAACGACGCAGCCGATTCAGAAGGTTCGGCAACTGGTCGCTATGATCCAACGCCGATTTCCGAACTCGGAAGTCCGGTTCGCGGACACGGTGTGTCAACCGACAAAGCAGAGGCAAACTGCTGCCGTAGAACTTGCCCGCCGCTGCGATGTCGTGATCGTGATCGGCGGCGCGCACAGCAACAACACGCGGGAACTTGTCGCCACATGCCGCCGGTTTTGCGAGCGCGTTTATCACGTGCAGACCGCGCAGGACCTTCGCGAGGATTGGTTTTACGACGCGCAAACGGCTGGAATCACCGCCGGCACGTCTACCCCCGATTATCTCATCAACGAAGTCGAGGGACGGCTCAAAGAGATCGCCTCGACGCACGCCTTTCCAACGGAGATGAACGCGGAATCGGCTGACGCTCAGTTGCAGGATGCGTCCAAACGAGGCTCAACGATATTCGATCTGGCGGTGTGA